One window of the Buchnera aphidicola (Meitanaphis flavogallis) genome contains the following:
- the tsaB gene encoding tRNA (adenosine(37)-N6)-threonylcarbamoyltransferase complex dimerization subunit type 1 TsaB yields MYNTILAFDSSISNCSVALLHKNNIYRKNKLCNKNQTKYILPMIKQLLIENYITLNEIDIILISKGPGNFIGTRTTIAVAQGLALGLKIPIIAFPTTLIMAEQAWKMFHNNKVLVLLKINNSLLYVIQYVKNEKCYWTQQTSEIILSIEQTIRKISTFQTPWIIVGNSSKLFLNNVCKHLIVTNIAFPQSEFIISLYLSHKIYQNYKNSYKISPMYYRQIIY; encoded by the coding sequence ATGTATAATACTATTTTAGCTTTTGATTCTTCAATTTCCAATTGTTCTGTTGCTTTGCTACATAAAAATAATATTTATAGAAAAAATAAATTATGTAATAAAAATCAAACTAAATATATTTTGCCTATGATAAAACAACTATTAATAGAAAATTATATTACTTTGAATGAAATAGATATTATACTTATTTCTAAAGGACCTGGGAATTTTATAGGAACAAGAACAACTATTGCTGTAGCTCAAGGTTTAGCATTAGGATTAAAAATTCCAATTATTGCATTTCCCACTACGCTAATTATGGCAGAACAAGCATGGAAAATGTTTCACAACAACAAGGTTTTAGTACTATTAAAAATAAATAATAGTTTATTATATGTTATACAATATGTAAAAAATGAAAAATGTTATTGGACACAACAAACATCAGAAATAATACTGTCTATTGAACAGACTATTAGAAAAATTTCTACCTTTCAAACACCATGGATAATAGTTGGAAATTCTTCAAAATTATTTCTAAATAACGTTTGTAAACATCTAATCGTAACTAATATTGCGTTTCCTCAATCAGAATTTATCATTTCTTTATATTTATCACATAAAATTTATCAAAATTATAAAAATTCTTACAAAATATCTCCAATGTATTATCGTCAAATAATATATTAA
- the flgG gene encoding flagellar basal-body rod protein FlgG, with translation MIPSLWIAKTGLDAQQINMNVISNNLANVSTNGFKRSRAIFEDLIYHTIRQPGSKSSGDTTLPSGLQMGTGVRPVSTERVHNQGNLSKTDSSKDIAINGNGFFQVQLPDGDFAYTRDGSFQVDQSGQLVTNSGFPVQPVINFPSNSVNMQVGRDGTVTVTLQGQSQPMPIGQLHLINFINSSGLSNLGENLYQETEASGDPIVTIPGLNGTGLLYQGYVETSNVNIAEELVNMIQTQRAYEINSKVITAADQMLQKLSQL, from the coding sequence ATGATACCTTCTTTATGGATTGCAAAGACCGGATTAGATGCTCAACAAATAAATATGAACGTAATTTCTAATAACTTAGCTAATGTTAGTACCAATGGATTTAAGCGTTCTAGAGCAATTTTTGAAGATTTGATTTATCATACAATACGACAACCTGGATCAAAATCGTCTGGTGATACAACATTACCTTCTGGACTTCAAATGGGAACAGGAGTAAGACCAGTATCTACAGAAAGAGTTCACAATCAAGGAAATTTATCTAAAACTGATTCTTCTAAAGATATTGCTATAAATGGAAATGGATTTTTTCAAGTACAATTACCAGATGGCGATTTTGCTTATACACGAGACGGATCTTTTCAAGTAGATCAAAGTGGACAATTGGTAACTAACAGTGGATTTCCTGTGCAACCAGTAATTAATTTTCCATCTAACAGTGTTAATATGCAGGTAGGAAGAGATGGAACAGTAACAGTTACTTTACAAGGTCAGTCTCAACCTATGCCAATAGGACAATTGCATCTTATTAATTTTATTAATAGCTCCGGATTATCAAATTTAGGAGAAAATTTATATCAAGAAACTGAAGCTTCAGGTGATCCTATCGTTACAATACCTGGATTAAATGGTACAGGATTACTATATCAAGGATATGTAGAAACTTCTAATGTCAATATAGCAGAAGAATTAGTTAATATGATTCAAACACAACGCGCTTATGAAATTAATAGTAAAGTAATTACCGCAGCTGATCAAATGCTACAAAAATTATCCCAATTATAA
- the murJ gene encoding murein biosynthesis integral membrane protein MurJ, which translates to MNVLKLLISLSFITFCSRILGFIRDTFIAYTFGASGLTDAFFLAFKIPNLFRRIFAEGFFSQIFIPVLSEFKNIHNVKFIKEFISNVLGLMMLFLGIFTFLGIYFASNIVSIIAPGLNNNPYELYLTTKLLEIVFPYIFFVSLGSLISSILNTWNYFFIPACSPMILNLNIIVFILFFSSYFSVSIFSLAWATLLGGLIQVFYQIPFLRRIDMLVFPKLNIKNIGLQTSLKKISIIVIGMLISQISVIINTIFSSFLVPGSISWIYYADRLVEFISGIFGVSLGTILLPLLSNSKINTDKRKYSKLLNWALRIGCLVAIPSSIVLAILSKIIIIVLFQYGSFSMFDVLMTKNILIFYSIGLIPLILTKVLLSQFYSKNDFISPTIISILILIITQLMNSIFLPYLQHNSFALSSSIAAWINFILLCSILLKKKFFQFEPGWLMFLGKIFIASIVMIFILYFNLDVFSNWNSGTMLFKLYQLILICLLSGCSYLIMLFLLGFRLRHFLLIELKKINFE; encoded by the coding sequence GTGAATGTTTTGAAATTGTTAATATCATTAAGTTTTATTACTTTCTGTTCAAGAATATTAGGATTTATAAGAGACACATTTATTGCATATACATTTGGAGCATCAGGATTAACAGATGCTTTTTTTTTAGCTTTTAAAATTCCGAATTTGTTTCGTAGAATTTTTGCAGAAGGATTTTTTTCTCAAATATTTATACCTGTTTTATCAGAATTTAAAAATATTCATAATGTTAAATTTATAAAAGAGTTCATTTCTAATGTATTAGGTCTTATGATGCTTTTTTTAGGCATTTTTACATTTTTGGGAATATATTTTGCATCGAATATAGTTTCAATTATTGCTCCTGGTTTAAACAATAATCCTTATGAATTATATTTAACAACAAAATTACTTGAAATTGTTTTTCCTTATATATTTTTTGTTTCTTTAGGATCGTTAATTAGTTCTATTCTTAATACTTGGAACTATTTTTTTATACCTGCTTGTTCTCCTATGATATTAAATTTAAACATAATAGTTTTTATATTATTTTTTTCTTCATATTTTTCCGTATCTATTTTTTCTTTAGCCTGGGCAACTTTATTAGGTGGATTAATCCAAGTATTTTATCAAATTCCATTTTTAAGAAGAATTGATATGTTGGTATTTCCAAAATTAAATATTAAAAATATTGGATTACAAACAAGTTTAAAAAAAATTAGTATAATTGTTATTGGAATGTTAATTAGTCAAATTTCAGTCATTATAAATACTATTTTTTCTTCTTTTTTAGTTCCTGGATCTATATCGTGGATATATTATGCTGATAGATTAGTAGAATTTATTTCTGGAATTTTTGGAGTTTCTTTAGGAACAATTTTATTACCTTTATTATCAAATAGTAAAATTAATACCGATAAAAGAAAATATTCTAAATTATTAAATTGGGCTCTTCGAATTGGATGTTTAGTAGCTATTCCTAGTTCTATTGTTTTAGCTATTTTATCAAAAATAATAATAATCGTATTATTTCAATACGGAAGTTTTTCGATGTTTGATGTTCTTATGACTAAAAATATTTTAATTTTTTATTCAATAGGATTAATTCCATTGATTTTAACAAAAGTTTTATTATCCCAATTTTATTCAAAGAACGATTTTATTAGTCCTACAATTATTTCTATTTTGATTTTAATAATAACTCAGTTAATGAATAGTATTTTTTTACCTTATTTGCAACATAACAGTTTTGCATTATCTTCTAGTATTGCAGCTTGGATAAACTTTATTTTGTTGTGTTCAATATTATTAAAGAAAAAATTTTTTCAGTTTGAACCTGGATGGTTAATGTTTTTAGGAAAAATATTTATTGCTTCTATAGTTATGATTTTTATTTTATACTTCAATTTAGATGTTTTTTCTAACTGGAATTCAGGAACGATGTTATTTAAATTATATCAATTGATATTAATATGTTTATTATCGGGGTGTAGTTATTTAATCATGCTTTTTTTATTAGGATTTCGTTTGAGACACTTTTTATTAATTGAATTAAAAAAAATAAACTTTGAATAA
- the flgB gene encoding flagellar basal body rod protein FlgB, with translation MLNKLDKEFYFNKCVLNLRSYRQELLASNIANSDTPNYQPLDIDFSKALNELLKKNDKQPQFQLTLTSKKHIPITQHKKLESYEEMIAKKYIIKKDKINMDVEKVNFINNSLLYQMDIIFINNKFKNLTNVLKG, from the coding sequence ATGTTAAATAAACTAGATAAAGAATTTTATTTTAATAAATGCGTATTAAATTTACGTTCCTATCGACAAGAACTATTAGCTTCTAATATCGCTAATAGCGATACACCAAATTATCAACCATTAGATATCGATTTTTCAAAAGCATTAAATGAACTCTTGAAAAAAAATGATAAACAACCGCAATTTCAATTAACATTAACTTCCAAAAAACATATTCCTATTACACAGCATAAAAAATTAGAAAGCTATGAAGAAATGATAGCAAAAAAATATATTATAAAAAAAGATAAAATAAATATGGATGTTGAAAAAGTAAACTTTATTAACAATAGTTTATTATATCAAATGGATATCATTTTTATAAACAACAAATTTAAAAATTTAACTAATGTATTAAAAGGATAA
- the flgC gene encoding flagellar basal body rod protein FlgC: MSLLKIFDIANSAMIAQSQKMQMHASNLANIDSLVNTNGKLHPYIAKKIILKFDNSNDVRSGGVKVEKIIDDTTPLKVIYDPNNPIANSKGFSEISNVNVVTETINAISASRNYQANLEVLNTIKSMIMKTLTIGQ, from the coding sequence ATGTCTTTACTAAAAATATTTGACATTGCAAATTCTGCAATGATTGCACAATCTCAAAAAATGCAGATGCATGCAAGCAATTTAGCTAACATAGATAGCCTAGTAAACACTAATGGAAAATTACATCCATATATAGCAAAAAAAATAATTTTAAAATTTGATAATTCTAATGATGTTAGATCTGGAGGAGTTAAAGTTGAAAAAATAATAGACGATACAACACCATTAAAAGTGATATATGATCCCAATAATCCTATCGCCAACTCTAAGGGATTTTCTGAAATTTCCAATGTTAATGTAGTCACCGAAACTATTAATGCTATCTCAGCATCCAGAAACTACCAAGCTAACTTAGAAGTGTTAAATACAATCAAATCTATGATTATGAAAACGTTAACCATTGGACAATAA
- a CDS encoding flagellar basal body L-ring protein FlgH: MLFTFKIRYYVIFILLTVLNGCALNPNTIFNKNILKSSDSSITWPKSINHSNYQEPSANDYHFEPLFEDYKPRNIGDTFTVILQESLNASNNVSSNLIHDGNANLGITFGNDQKSNNHENQTGLNSFFKNNFTGQESSFANNQFVGLITVTVEKILPNGNLEVSGEKKISINKEGEKIYFSGIVNPRTISKNNSVISTQIANAHIEYISDGFINKGLNVGWFQRLFLSILSF; this comes from the coding sequence ATGTTATTTACTTTTAAAATCAGATATTATGTAATCTTCATATTGCTCACAGTACTTAATGGTTGTGCTTTAAATCCAAACACAATTTTTAATAAAAATATATTAAAATCTTCTGATTCTTCTATAACTTGGCCAAAATCAATTAATCATTCAAATTATCAAGAACCAAGTGCTAATGATTATCATTTTGAGCCATTATTTGAAGATTATAAACCTAGAAATATAGGAGATACTTTTACTGTTATTTTACAAGAAAGTCTTAATGCAAGTAATAATGTATCTAGTAACTTAATTCACGATGGTAACGCTAATCTTGGAATAACATTTGGAAATGATCAAAAAAGCAATAATCATGAAAACCAAACTGGATTAAATAGCTTTTTTAAAAACAATTTTACTGGACAAGAAAGTTCGTTTGCAAACAATCAATTTGTAGGATTAATTACCGTAACGGTAGAAAAAATATTACCAAATGGAAATTTAGAAGTGTCAGGAGAAAAAAAAATTTCAATTAATAAAGAAGGGGAAAAAATATATTTTTCGGGAATAGTTAATCCTCGTACTATTTCCAAAAATAATTCTGTAATTTCCACTCAAATAGCTAATGCTCATATTGAATATATCAGTGATGGATTTATCAATAAAGGACTCAATGTTGGCTGGTTTCAACGTTTATTTTTAAGTATTTTATCTTTTTAA
- a CDS encoding flagellar basal body P-ring protein FlgI, with amino-acid sequence MFKKYLLKYMVILLVIIDSSVYADKIRDLTTIQGTRDNQLIGYGLIAGLDGTGDDTQYIPYTMHTLQNMLSQLGIGFTSEKNMKLKNIAAVMVTAKYPSFIHLGQKIDVNVSSIGNAKSLKGGTLLMTPLKSIDNKIYAIAQGNVSIDEIYYPKNVLNTTIKNQYNSGKIIDGAIIEREINNNFGKSQIVVLQLHNEDFTAVQKISDLINTKYPNTAVALNSRTIQLYTPEDSTVQVRMLSTIQDIDVDLPIQNAKIIINTKTGDIVMNHEVKINSCAVAHGNMSMIINATKNVQYHVNNPVNHMDNDDLKNQKNDLNSYNNRHEIKYINKVTHLNNIVRALNSLGIKPIELISILQAMQNVGCLHAKLEII; translated from the coding sequence ATGTTCAAAAAATATTTATTAAAATACATGGTTATACTTTTAGTTATTATAGATTCAAGCGTATATGCTGATAAAATAAGGGATTTAACAACAATTCAAGGAACTAGAGATAATCAACTTATAGGTTATGGTTTAATCGCAGGTTTAGATGGAACCGGAGATGATACTCAATATATTCCATATACTATGCATACACTGCAAAATATGTTGTCCCAATTAGGAATTGGATTTACTTCAGAAAAAAATATGAAGCTAAAAAATATTGCAGCAGTTATGGTGACTGCAAAATATCCTAGTTTTATTCATTTAGGACAAAAAATAGATGTAAACGTTTCTTCTATAGGTAATGCAAAAAGTTTAAAAGGAGGTACGCTATTAATGACTCCTTTAAAAAGTATTGATAATAAAATATATGCTATTGCTCAAGGAAATGTTTCAATAGATGAAATTTATTATCCTAAAAATGTGCTTAATACAACCATAAAAAACCAATATAATAGCGGAAAAATCATTGATGGAGCAATAATAGAAAGAGAAATTAATAATAATTTTGGAAAAAGTCAAATTGTTGTATTACAACTTCACAATGAAGATTTTACTGCAGTTCAAAAAATTAGTGATTTAATTAATACAAAATATCCTAATACTGCCGTTGCATTGAATTCTAGAACGATACAATTATATACTCCAGAAGACAGTACTGTTCAAGTACGTATGTTATCTACTATCCAAGACATTGATGTTGACCTACCTATTCAAAATGCAAAAATAATTATTAATACTAAAACTGGTGATATTGTTATGAATCATGAAGTAAAAATAAATTCATGTGCAGTTGCACATGGAAATATGTCTATGATTATCAATGCAACTAAAAATGTACAATATCATGTCAATAACCCTGTTAATCACATGGATAATGATGACTTAAAAAATCAAAAAAATGACTTAAATAGTTATAATAATCGTCATGAAATAAAATATATTAATAAAGTTACACATCTCAATAATATAGTTCGCGCACTCAATTCTCTTGGAATAAAACCTATTGAATTAATATCAATTCTTCAAGCTATGCAAAACGTAGGATGTTTACATGCAAAATTAGAGATTATATAA
- a CDS encoding flagellar basal body rod C-terminal domain-containing protein yields MEFSIYLSMISAKKILENQEILANNLANMLTTGFKAELYSRTILNDNAHWKENPYGSEKRYNLTQGSFRNTMQPLDIAVINPDGWIVVKVNKNNVAYTKNGHLKVNAKRQLTSQGYIVIGKDGPIVIPKDANCKILSNGTITITKGKNKFSQKLNKIKLVKIKIEDLIHRNGGLYFINNNNQSNKIIKDNPHIKILSETLEDSNVNPSESMVNIISDSRKFDMQMKILTSFDENIQLVNKFLNINN; encoded by the coding sequence ATGGAATTTTCAATATATTTATCTATGATTTCTGCTAAAAAAATATTAGAAAATCAAGAAATATTAGCCAACAATTTAGCTAATATGTTAACAACAGGATTTAAAGCAGAATTATACTCTAGAACTATTTTAAATGATAATGCTCATTGGAAAGAAAATCCTTACGGATCGGAAAAACGATACAATCTTACGCAAGGTTCATTTCGAAATACTATGCAACCTTTGGATATTGCTGTCATCAATCCAGATGGATGGATAGTAGTAAAAGTTAACAAAAATAATGTAGCTTATACTAAAAATGGACATTTAAAAGTTAATGCAAAAAGACAATTAACAAGTCAAGGATATATAGTTATAGGAAAAGATGGACCTATAGTTATACCAAAGGATGCTAATTGTAAAATATTATCAAACGGAACAATAACAATAACAAAAGGAAAAAATAAATTTAGTCAAAAATTAAATAAAATAAAATTAGTGAAAATTAAAATAGAAGATTTAATACATAGAAATGGCGGATTATACTTTATTAATAACAATAATCAATCTAACAAAATAATTAAAGATAATCCTCACATAAAAATATTATCTGAAACGCTAGAAGATAGTAATGTTAATCCTTCTGAAAGTATGGTTAATATTATTTCTGATTCTAGAAAATTTGATATGCAAATGAAAATTTTAACTAGTTTTGATGAAAACATACAGCTTGTTAACAAATTTCTAAATATCAACAACTAA
- a CDS encoding rod-binding protein, producing MNNDFYFFTNLNFNVEHKNDLTLLKQKQNNSTVKIAKKIEGLFLYMMLKSMRNSCPKDTLIDKNQEHIYEDIYDQFITQKMSETGLGLAKIIEKQIQQLHETIPN from the coding sequence ATGAATAACGATTTTTATTTTTTCACCAATTTGAATTTTAATGTTGAGCATAAAAATGATTTAACTTTGTTAAAACAAAAACAGAACAATAGTACTGTAAAAATTGCAAAAAAAATAGAAGGACTATTTCTCTATATGATGTTAAAAAGTATGAGAAACAGTTGTCCAAAAGATACTCTAATTGACAAAAATCAAGAACATATATATGAAGATATATATGATCAATTTATTACTCAAAAAATGAGTGAAACAGGTTTGGGATTAGCAAAAATAATTGAAAAACAAATCCAACAATTACATGAAACAATTCCAAATTAA
- the rsmC gene encoding 16S rRNA (guanine(1207)-N(2))-methyltransferase RsmC: MTFKKHTFISKKKIFISGNIYSDLYLNKLEKTITIYTQMLNNWIYLKNKTKHIVKFILLEDKQIILNSNLILYFWPTSKFEAIFHLKRILSFLSEKNHIFLIGEKRSGIQTAKKLLKTWIHLEKIDSAKHCHLFSGKIIVKPKFKFENFIYQQTWKEICIKTIPGVFSYNKIDIGSQLLISTFSKSIQGNILDIGCGSGILSVSLAKQSSKVKLTLVDTHIAALVSSQLTLECNDIIGDIFPSDVYSNIHKKFNFIMSNPSFHCNSKINLSFISTIIKDSVRYLKKQGEIRIVVNSSISCDQFFKYAFVKYNILKENTKFKVYQAYQKNKK; the protein is encoded by the coding sequence ATTACTTTTAAAAAACATACATTTATTTCTAAAAAAAAAATTTTCATATCAGGAAACATATATAGTGATTTATATTTAAATAAACTAGAAAAAACAATAACTATATATACTCAAATGTTAAATAATTGGATTTATTTAAAAAATAAAACCAAACATATAGTAAAATTTATTTTATTAGAAGATAAACAAATAATTTTAAATTCTAATCTTATATTATATTTTTGGCCAACAAGTAAATTTGAAGCTATATTTCATTTAAAACGTATTCTTTCCTTTTTATCTGAAAAAAACCACATTTTTTTAATTGGAGAAAAAAGAAGTGGGATACAAACTGCAAAAAAATTGTTGAAGACATGGATACATCTAGAAAAAATAGATTCTGCAAAACATTGTCATCTTTTTTCTGGTAAAATCATCGTCAAACCAAAATTTAAATTTGAAAATTTTATATACCAACAAACATGGAAAGAAATTTGTATAAAAACTATACCAGGAGTATTTAGTTATAATAAAATTGATATAGGTTCACAACTATTAATATCAACATTTTCAAAATCAATACAAGGAAACATACTTGATATAGGATGTGGATCAGGAATTTTATCAGTATCATTAGCTAAGCAATCTAGTAAAGTAAAATTAACATTAGTTGATACACATATAGCTGCATTAGTATCTAGTCAATTAACTTTAGAATGCAATGATATCATAGGAGATATATTTCCTAGTGACGTTTATTCAAACATTCATAAAAAATTTAATTTTATTATGTCAAATCCTTCTTTTCATTGTAATTCAAAAATAAATTTAAGTTTTATAAGTACGATTATCAAAGATTCAGTGAGATATTTAAAAAAACAAGGTGAAATAAGAATTGTAGTTAATTCAAGTATATCTTGCGATCAATTTTTTAAATATGCTTTTGTAAAATATAATATTTTAAAAGAAAATACTAAGTTTAAAGTTTATCAAGCATATCAAAAAAATAAAAAATAA
- the minC gene encoding septum site-determining protein MinC, with translation MKILPLELKGSTLKILVLHLKTNSIVLIRKELNKKIQISPNFFKNLPIIINVEQLSNLDNLDNIRKVIISFDLCIVGISGCYNDVLKNIIVKSGLPILSNNTINDTHRYQSSTDCALSFNKYEKTKIIDFPVRSGQKIYAINSDLIATSNVNAGAEIIADGNVHVYGNMRGRVLAGAKGDITCQIFCIRFFAELVSISGEYLLIDQFFSNFIGQSVRIYIKNKKLKIFKL, from the coding sequence ATGAAAATTTTACCACTTGAATTAAAAGGAAGTACTCTTAAAATATTAGTTCTTCATTTGAAAACTAACTCTATCGTTTTAATACGTAAAGAACTAAATAAAAAAATCCAAATATCTCCCAATTTTTTTAAAAATTTACCAATTATAATTAATGTAGAACAACTATCGAATTTAGACAATTTAGATAATATAAGAAAAGTAATTATTTCATTTGATTTGTGTATTGTAGGGATAAGTGGTTGTTACAATGATGTTTTAAAAAATATCATTGTAAAATCTGGATTACCAATTTTATCTAACAATACAATTAATGATACTCATCGATATCAATCAAGTACTGATTGCGCTCTTTCTTTCAATAAATATGAAAAAACCAAAATAATTGATTTTCCAGTTAGATCTGGTCAAAAAATTTATGCCATTAATTCTGATTTAATAGCTACTAGTAATGTAAATGCAGGAGCAGAAATAATTGCAGATGGTAATGTGCATGTTTACGGAAATATGAGAGGGAGAGTATTGGCTGGTGCTAAAGGAGATATTACATGTCAAATATTTTGTATTAGATTTTTTGCAGAACTAGTTTCTATCTCGGGAGAATATTTATTAATTGATCAATTTTTTTCGAATTTCATAGGACAAAGTGTTAGAATCTATATAAAAAATAAAAAATTAAAAATATTTAAGCTGTAA
- the minD gene encoding septum site-determining protein MinD: protein MTRIIVVTSGKGGVGKTTSSAALATGFAQKGKKTIVIDFDIGLRNLDLIMGCERRVVYDFINVINGDANLNQALIKDKRTDNLFILPASQTRDKNALTTLGINNVFKELIAMNFDIIICDSPAGIESGAILAIYFADEAVITTNPEISSIRDSDRMLGIIASKSKRSKNICNAPIKEHLLLTRYDPIRVNKGEMLSIQDVLDILKIPLIGVIPEDSSVLKASNQGKPVILHTTSHAGQAYYDTVNRLLGENVPFRFIKEKKKSFLKRLFRR from the coding sequence ATGACGCGTATTATTGTAGTAACATCAGGTAAAGGAGGCGTTGGCAAAACTACTTCTAGTGCAGCTTTAGCAACAGGTTTTGCACAAAAAGGAAAAAAAACGATAGTAATTGATTTTGATATAGGATTACGAAATTTAGATTTGATTATGGGATGTGAGCGTAGAGTAGTATATGATTTTATAAATGTAATTAATGGGGATGCAAATTTAAATCAAGCGTTAATTAAAGATAAAAGAACAGATAACTTATTTATTCTTCCAGCATCTCAAACTAGAGACAAAAATGCATTAACTACGTTGGGTATAAATAATGTTTTTAAAGAACTAATAGCAATGAATTTCGATATCATTATTTGTGATTCACCAGCAGGAATAGAGTCTGGTGCAATTTTAGCAATATATTTTGCAGATGAAGCAGTTATTACTACTAATCCTGAAATATCATCTATAAGAGATTCTGATCGTATGCTAGGGATTATTGCATCAAAATCTAAACGTTCAAAAAATATATGCAATGCTCCTATAAAAGAGCACTTATTATTAACTCGTTATGATCCAATTAGAGTTAACAAAGGAGAAATGTTAAGCATACAAGACGTTTTAGATATTCTTAAAATACCATTAATTGGAGTAATTCCTGAAGACTCTTCTGTTTTAAAAGCATCTAATCAAGGTAAACCTGTAATTTTACATACAACTTCTCATGCTGGACAAGCGTATTATGACACTGTAAATCGTTTATTAGGTGAAAATGTTCCTTTTCGATTTATTAAAGAAAAGAAAAAGAGTTTTTTGAAACGATTATTTAGGAGATAA
- the minE gene encoding cell division topological specificity factor MinE — MALLDFFLSRKKNTANIAKERLQIIVAERRQKDNEPNYLPELKQEILRVICKYIKVDPKMISVQLDHKEKDISILELNVTIPE, encoded by the coding sequence ATGGCTTTATTAGATTTTTTTTTATCTCGAAAAAAAAATACTGCTAACATAGCAAAAGAACGATTACAAATCATTGTTGCTGAACGTAGGCAGAAAGATAATGAACCAAATTATTTGCCTGAATTAAAACAAGAAATTTTACGCGTTATTTGTAAATACATTAAAGTTGATCCTAAAATGATTTCAGTTCAATTGGATCATAAAGAAAAAGATATTTCTATATTAGAATTAAACGTTACTATTCCAGAATAA
- the flgA gene encoding flagellar basal body P-ring formation chaperone FlgA — MIFKICILLNLLFLIVFKIQANSFPEHLVNFLKQKNLAYADSMSIILYNDISSKKWLTCSSPTFIASNTLKLFGLMNIEVICEKIHQFIQVEVKVKGEYIVASRNIKKGTRIVDSDISIKYGYLDKNKFNAHLNKKKILNLMSLKNIKKNELITKNLLRPMWLIKIHQKVSVTIRDVGFTIVSEGYAMNNAYRNQKVKIKLDNGTIISGIVNNTGVIMVNR; from the coding sequence ATGATTTTTAAAATATGTATTTTATTAAATTTATTATTTTTAATAGTTTTTAAAATTCAAGCTAATAGTTTTCCAGAACATCTCGTTAATTTTTTAAAGCAAAAAAATCTTGCATATGCTGATAGTATGAGTATTATTTTATATAACGATATTTCTTCTAAAAAATGGTTAACATGTTCTTCTCCTACGTTTATTGCTTCAAATACTCTAAAATTATTTGGATTAATGAACATTGAAGTGATATGCGAGAAAATACATCAATTCATCCAAGTAGAAGTTAAAGTTAAAGGAGAATATATAGTAGCTTCTCGAAATATTAAAAAGGGAACAAGAATAGTAGATTCAGACATTTCTATAAAATATGGATATTTAGATAAAAATAAGTTTAATGCACATTTAAATAAGAAAAAAATATTGAATTTAATGAGTTTAAAAAATATTAAAAAGAACGAATTAATTACTAAAAATTTATTACGACCTATGTGGTTAATTAAAATTCATCAAAAAGTGTCAGTAACAATTAGAGACGTAGGATTTACAATTGTTTCAGAAGGATATGCAATGAATAATGCTTATAGAAATCAAAAAGTAAAAATAAAATTAGATAATGGTACAATAATATCAGGAATAGTAAATAATACAGGCGTCATTATGGTAAATAGATAA